The genomic segment TCGTTGATGATGCGCAGAACCTCGAGGCCCGCGATACGGCCTGCGTCCTTGGTCGCCTGGCGCTGCGTGTCGTTGAAGTACGCCGGGACCGTGATGACCGCCTGCGTGATGGTCTCGCCGAGGTACTTCTCGGCGTCGCTCTTGAGCTTCTGGAGGACCATCGCCGAGATCTCCTCGGGCGTGTAGCCCTTGCCCTCGATGTCGACCTCGACGCGGCCGTCCTTGCCCTTGGCGACCTCGTAGGAGATCGTCTTGCGCTCGGCGACGGTCTCCTCGAACTTGCGGCCGATGAAGCGCTTGATCGACGTGATCGTGTTCTCGGGGTTGGTCACGGCCTGGTTCTTGGCCGCCTTGCCGACGACCCGCTCGCCATCCTTGCGGAATGCGACAACCGACGGCGTGGTGCGATCGCCCTCTGCGTTGATGATGATGGTCGGCTCTCCACCTTCGAGGACGGCCATCGCCGAGTTGGTGGTACCGAGATCGATACCGAGTACCTTCGCCATGCTGTTGCTCCCCTTTCACATCGCCTGTTCGCCGCTTTCGCGAGTGCGACCGTTGACTGCATCGTTGAGTTGGCGGGAGTTCGCCGCCTTGCGGCACTCTAAAATCTAAGTGCGGCATTGTCAAGTTATATACCAACGCCACGTGTATTGGTACCCGGCCGCGCACATCCTAACGCCGCTCCGCGTGTTTGCGGTCGGCAAACGACCTTTCTAGAGACGTGCCAAACCCCTTTACACTGCGCGAGTGCGTGGGTAAGGTACGCACGACTAAAAGCAGCCGACGCGCCTAATTCGGCGAGAACCGAGAAGGAGTTTCGATGCCCCGTCCTATCATCAACGAAGACGACTGCTCGGCTTGTGGGATCTGCGTCGACGCGTGCCCCAACGGCGTGCTGGAGATCGTCGGAGACGCGGCCGAGCCGGTCAACGACGAGAACTGCGACGCCTGCGCCACGTGCATGGAAGAGTGCCCGATGGGCGCCATCACGGAGATCGAAGAGGACTAGCGACCCTTCCGTATGAGTGACTTCGAACAGACCGGGAATCCCGGTCTGTTCTCGTGTGGGGGCTCCGGCCGATCTGACTAGTAGACCGGACCCTCGGCCTTAGCCGCTTGCAGCTGGCGCCACACGCGCTTCTTGCGCGCCGCATCGCCGAGAGAGGCTTCCAGCCCGTCGACCGCCACGATGCGGCGCCCCAGCACGCGGGCCTCCTCGCCGAACGCTGGCTGCGCGATTCCGAACGCCTCGGCGACATCGGCGGCAGCCTCGGCATCGAGCGCCAGAATCAGCGTCGGGTCGACCGCCTCGATCTGCAGTCGCAGCCGATCGCTGCGCCGCTCCGCCGAGAGCCCCGGCTCGGGCCGCGAGAGTGTGGCGAAGATCGCGTCCTCGGCCCAGCCCAGCGCAACGAGGGCCTTGCCGGCCGCCTCGCCATCGGCGCCAGTCAGCGCCGCGCCGCCGCTCGCCTCCGCGGGGCCGGCAAAGCCCTTGACCGCTACGACGTCGGCGAAAAGCGAGCCGCTCCACGCCACCGCATCGCTACCCGGCGCGAGCGCATCGGCGGCTGCGAGTTCGGCGCGAGCGCGTGCCTCAAAGACGCCGCGGACCTGCAGCGGTGTCATCTTCGCGTGGGTCTCGGTGGGCTTGCTCACGCCTGCGAGGCGTACCAGCGCCAGGTCATGTCGGCACCCCGCTCAAGCGTCTGGTGAGCACTCCAGCCAAACGTCTTGGCGGCCTTGAGCGGCGAGAGCGAGCTGCGCAGCACGTCTGCCTCGCGCGCTGGCTCGTACTCCACGGCACCTAGGTAGCCGCTCGCGAGCCGCAGCGCCATGAACAGGTCATTGACGCTGGTCTCCAAGCCGGTCGAGACGTTGTACGCGGCGCCGTCGCCGGGCCCTCCAGCAAGCAGCTCCTCGGCCACCAGCGCCGAGACGATTGCGCCGACCACGTCGCCGACGTAGATGAAGTCGCGTGTCTGGTTGCCATCGCCGTAGACGACCGGCGTGACCTGGTCGTGCATCCGCTGGCAGAAGATCGCCACGACTCCGCCCTCGCCGGCGCCGTCCTGACGCGGGCCGTAGACGTTGCTGAAGCGAAACGACGCCCAGTCGGTCGAACTGCCGGCCAGTGCCTCGGCAAGCAGGCCCTCGGCGGCAAGCTTCGAGCGGCCGTACGGGTTGACCGGCGCTTTGGTTGCGCTCTCGTCCAGCGGCAGGTCGGCCGCCGCTGGCTCGCCGTAGACCGCAGCCGACGACGCCGAGATCACGCGCGTGGCGCCTGCCGCTCGGGCTGCCTCGGCGACGATGCGCGTGCCCTCGGCGTTGACCGCCCAGTCGCGGTCGGGGTCGCGCAGCGACTCGGTGACGCTGGCCTGCGCGGCCAGGTGCACCACAGCGTCTGGCGCAAACTCGGCGACGAGCCTGGGAAACGAAGGATCGAGGATGTCGATCACGCGCGACCACGCGTATGGATGTATGTTCTCGCGCTTGCCTGCGGAGAGGTTGTCGATGACGCCCACGTCGTTCCCACCGGCTACAAGCGCGTAGACGAGGTTCGAGCCGATGAAACCGGCTCCGCCGGTGACGAGAACGCGCATGTGCCCTCCAAGTTGAGAGTCGCCGCCCAGCCGAGATGCCGGACGCCCGTGACGTGCCGAAGCGCCCGAGTCGGCCCCGAACAGATTCTAGCGCCCCTCGCTCGGCCTTGGGGCGCGTCTATCTGCTGATTGTGTGATGCGACCCACAAAGATTG from the Coriobacteriia bacterium genome contains:
- a CDS encoding 4Fe-4S binding protein, with translation MPRPIINEDDCSACGICVDACPNGVLEIVGDAAEPVNDENCDACATCMEECPMGAITEIEED
- a CDS encoding NAD-dependent epimerase/dehydratase family protein, whose amino-acid sequence is MRVLVTGGAGFIGSNLVYALVAGGNDVGVIDNLSAGKRENIHPYAWSRVIDILDPSFPRLVAEFAPDAVVHLAAQASVTESLRDPDRDWAVNAEGTRIVAEAARAAGATRVISASSAAVYGEPAAADLPLDESATKAPVNPYGRSKLAAEGLLAEALAGSSTDWASFRFSNVYGPRQDGAGEGGVVAIFCQRMHDQVTPVVYGDGNQTRDFIYVGDVVGAIVSALVAEELLAGGPGDGAAYNVSTGLETSVNDLFMALRLASGYLGAVEYEPAREADVLRSSLSPLKAAKTFGWSAHQTLERGADMTWRWYASQA